The Chiloscyllium punctatum isolate Juve2018m chromosome 2, sChiPun1.3, whole genome shotgun sequence genome has a window encoding:
- the ctxn3 gene encoding cortexin-3, translating into MRRERSGVGHFTSPGEMDSESLTSSFQPTGGALHEGMTLEQKTTFAFVIFLFIFLGILIVRCFRILLDPYRSMPTSTWADGLDGLEKGQFDYVLA; encoded by the coding sequence ATGAGAAGAGAACGTTCTGGGGTTGGTCACTTCACATCTCCTGGAGAAATGGACAGTGAATCATTAACTTCCAGTTTCCAACCGACCGGGGGTGCACTCCATGAGGGAATGACTCTGGAACAGAAAACCACTTTCGCCTTTGTTATCTTCCTCTTTATCTTCTTGGGAATCCTCATCGTGAGGTGTTTCAGGATCCTGTTGGATCCCTACAGGAGCATGCCCACGTCCACCTGGGCTGATGGGCTGGATGGTTTGGAGAAAGGCCAGTTTGATTATGTGTTAGCCTGA